In the genome of Bdellovibrio bacteriovorus, one region contains:
- a CDS encoding cysteine desulfurase family protein: MELSSERPMGTSLQHDKPIYLDYNATTPVDPQVYHAMEPYFKEYFGNPASAAHQWGWIAENAATKARGQVASLIGAKSMEVFFTSGATEANNWAIFGLLTKLREENPTAPIHFITSTIEHSSIMKAMAAAEKMGVEVDFLPVNSYGQVELETIRKAIKPHTKLMSFIWVNNEIGTINPIPEIAKIAKENKIYLHTDATQAAGKIPMNVTEMGVDLMSFSGHKIYGPKGVGALYIRGKDPKVQLNPLLHGGGQERGLRSGSLNVPGIVGMGVAAEICQATMAEECKRLRELRDLFWQTLHEKIPGIRMNGHPTERASNLLNITLPGYKTEALLPRLQKLGVSTGSACGTGAMVVSHVLRGIGLSVDEVQCSIRLSLGRWSNEEEVLRAAEILKNALH; the protein is encoded by the coding sequence ATGGAATTAAGCTCTGAACGTCCGATGGGAACAAGTTTGCAACACGACAAGCCGATTTATCTTGATTACAATGCGACCACTCCTGTGGACCCTCAAGTCTATCACGCGATGGAACCTTACTTTAAAGAGTACTTCGGAAATCCCGCAAGTGCGGCTCATCAATGGGGTTGGATCGCAGAAAACGCAGCTACTAAAGCGCGTGGCCAAGTGGCTTCCTTGATCGGCGCAAAATCCATGGAAGTTTTCTTTACCAGTGGCGCGACCGAAGCGAACAACTGGGCGATCTTTGGTCTTCTGACAAAACTTCGCGAAGAAAATCCGACAGCGCCTATTCACTTCATCACTAGCACTATCGAACACAGCTCCATCATGAAGGCGATGGCAGCGGCAGAAAAAATGGGAGTTGAAGTCGACTTCCTGCCCGTGAATTCTTACGGTCAGGTGGAGCTAGAAACAATTCGCAAAGCCATTAAGCCGCATACAAAATTGATGAGCTTTATCTGGGTGAATAATGAAATCGGCACTATCAATCCCATTCCAGAAATCGCGAAAATTGCCAAAGAAAATAAAATTTATCTGCACACGGACGCCACTCAAGCTGCGGGTAAAATTCCAATGAATGTGACTGAAATGGGCGTGGATCTTATGTCTTTTTCGGGACATAAAATCTATGGACCTAAAGGAGTGGGTGCGCTTTACATTCGCGGTAAAGATCCGAAGGTGCAATTGAATCCACTTCTTCACGGTGGCGGTCAAGAGCGCGGACTTCGCTCAGGATCATTGAATGTCCCAGGGATTGTGGGCATGGGTGTGGCGGCTGAAATCTGCCAAGCAACGATGGCCGAAGAGTGCAAACGCTTGCGCGAGCTTCGCGATCTTTTCTGGCAAACACTGCACGAAAAAATCCCAGGCATCCGCATGAACGGACATCCCACAGAGCGTGCTTCGAATTTATTAAACATCACTTTGCCGGGATATAAAACCGAAGCTCTTTTACCTCGTTTGCAGAAGTTGGGTGTCAGCACAGGTTCTGCTTGCGGCACAGGCGCGATGGTGGTCAGCCACGTCCTGCGTGGCATCGGTCTTTCGGTGGACGAAGTTCAATGTTCGATTCGGTTGAGCCTGGGTCGCTGGAGTAACGAAGAAGAAGTTCTTCGCGCGGCAGAGATCCTAAAGAACGCTCTTCATTAA